Part of the Canis aureus isolate CA01 chromosome 3, VMU_Caureus_v.1.0, whole genome shotgun sequence genome, AAGACATGTTGGAAACTGCAAAATAAATGTCCACCTGAGTTTATTATTACTGCTTTAACCTTTCTGATGTcccccaaaacaaaacttaaaccccaggttttttttaagtaggctctattgcccagtgtggggcttgaactcatgaccccaagatcaagagtcccatgctgtatagactgagccagccgggcaccaCCCCAGCTTTTTCTGAAGGCTTTACCTAATAGGAGACTATGGCAGAGCAGACACAAAGAGATCATTTTTCGCTGGGATGTGGTTCCATGATTAACAGCACCAGAATATCTATTTTTAGGCAACTTTATCTGGAAGAGTGTCTCCACAATACACATACTCGTTTGTATCGTGTGGGCTGTCAGCTTGGCGTGCCACCTCTGGCTTCACTCCCAACAGAACATCTTACATGAGGAAGAAGGCAGGTGAGCTGTGACCTTTGCTCCTTGGAAGGGGTGGGTTGGAGCTGAGAAATCAGTTCCTCTGTAACCCCGTATCTGTGAAATCAGTTCCTCTGTAACCCCGTATCTGCACCGTGATGACTCAGCTACCCTAACTACACCCAGAGGAGCAGGGAAGGTATTATCTCCTTGATaagctgaagaaacagaaaatgagcCAGGATTCACACCCAGCATCGTGTACCACATTCCACAACCACTACCAGAGGCAGTCAGTGTACTGGTTATGTTACCGTTGGGCATTTGACCTTGGCTCCCTTACAGTGAATGAGCAACAATACCATACAGTAATAGTCCAGTCTTACAAGGTGAAAACTCCATCAGCATTCTGATTTAGTTGTGGTTCTGGCCAAAAATCTTATCTACAAATGTGATCAGCTCCCTCAGAGGTCAGTATGTTAAGTCAACCTCCCATCAGCCTTGCCCAGCAATGTCCCATGTCATCCCtattttctcatctcttccttTGCTTCACGCCACCCTTGACTCCCTGGCCTCATGCACGgcccctttttcctttctgtccatCCTACTGCTAACATCTACTAATACTAAGATTTAGAGATGGATAAGGTAATCATTCCTGGAGAGGTGCTACTTTGTTGTAGGCCCTAGTCcttggaaaactggatagcaaatGAGGTTGGGTCTGCCCATGGGATTATAAGCCAAATGGGTCGATTCAATTCCACCAGCATGAGGCCCATGAGTTATGGTGAGCTTCCAGTGGTACCATGGCCAAACATGACCTTTCTACTTTATGTAAAAGATGTGTGCTTTTAACATATATTTCTAGAAGCATATACCCACCCCAGAATCATTAGTCTGACTCATAAGAATCATTTGTCTCCACTAAGATGTGACCCAATTGCAGCATGCACTCAATTATTTATGGATCTGAGTTCATCCTGCCCAACAGTGAACACTCTAAAACAATGTAAAACTGATGCCTGATATATCTGGGGTTGCACATGCACCAGTTTCCTTGGTTGTACTATATTCTTCCCAATGACCTGAAATAAGTGAtttatttgtggttttgttttgttgggtttcTTTGTCCACTTAGAAGTTGGGGAACGGGGATGGAATTCACATCTACCTCAGaagatgaaatttattttcatataaggCTTTAAgctgaaaaaaagtaatttttgacTCATGACCAGATTTGAAAGTATTCTGTAGATCCTGTATATCTTGGGGGAAGGTCATCCGATAATCAGCAGACGCTAGCGGTCATGGGGAGAATGGGATGATATGCATCTCACTTGCAGTTACTTCAAAAATCTGAAATGTATGCTGTTTTATAGGGAGCTGTTTGGTCTGGTGATTATCACAGTATGGATGAGTCTATGTCACAGTTCATCAAAGTAAGTTTTCAGCTCTCATTAGCTAAAAACAGATATCTTCAGGTTGGTGAGGTCAGATAGGCAAGTGAAAGTATATGCAAACAAGaatctttgaaagaaatctttccttttcctatGGAAACCTTTAACAAAcacttccagaaaacagaaaaaaaggaacactttaCAATTCATGTTACAAGGACAGAATAATCTTGATACCAAAACTTgacaagaacatttaaaaaaagggagagggaagaaaagcaaagaaattacaCAGCAGTCTCATGACTGCAGACtgaaaaatcctaaacaaagCATTAGGGAATCAAATCCCGCAATATATAACCCAACCACCAGGTTGGGTTTATTCTAGGAACAcagtttaacatttgaaaaccaaCCACTGTTTTCtatcacattaacagaataaaagaaaaaataaactgtcttTTCAATCTATTCAGAAAGAACATTTGGTAAGATTCCTCATCTGTTCACAAGAGCTGTTGGAAAACAGGTGTAGAAAGGAACTGAACCTGATAAGTGGCATCAGCACCAAAGTTTGATACTCAGTGGTGAGCAGCTGAAAACTGTGTCTGAGATCGGGAGTGAGCAGGGGTTAGCCTCCATTGCAACTTGTGCTCAACACTGCTCTAGCTTGTATTGTGGCCAGtccaaaaaggcaagaaaaagaaataagaggcacaacaattggaaaagaaaaatgttcattatCTACGGCTGACATGATtgcatatgcaaaaaaaatcaaacagaatcTAAAACATGACTAGAGTGAGTTTAGCATGACTGCTAGATGAATGATGAATGTACTGAAACCAACTGCATTTTTATCAACAAGTAACAGACAATGATAAAAACAAAGttaatcataaataataatatcaaGAAATCAACTCTCTAGGAGTAAATCTAGAAAGACATAGGCAAAATctacaaataaaactataaaacactgtaGGAGAAATTAAAGACCACCTAAGAAAGTGGAGGGATAAACCTGTGCTGTGGTAAAAGGATAAACTAATCAAAGAGTGGAATCTAGAAACAGGTCCACACACGAGCAGACCCTTGACTTATGACAGAGGTGGCAGTGCAGGTGCTGCAATGAAAGGCAGACTTCTCAACAAATAGTGTGGGATCAAGGGAAAGCCCATATGGACAATCTTTCCCTAGCTAACTTTCATAAGCATCAATTCCAGGTGGATTGCTCTAATGTGAGAAGCAGAACAGTAAGACTCCTAGAGAAGATAAGCCCAAATCTCCAAGACCTTGGGGAggcaaagttttcttaaaaaggatGCAGAAATCATAAGGAATAGATCAATTTTAACACTGCCTAATTAACCAGTGACTTCAGTTCCTCAAAAGACATCAATATGTGAGTGGGAAAAGCCATTTGCAACACATACAACAACAAAGATTTGCATTAAGAATGAagaactcgggatccctgggtggcgcagcagtttagcgcctgcctttggcccagggcgtgatcctggagacccgggatcgaatcccacgtcgggctcccagtgcatggagcctgcttttccctctgcctgtgtctctgcctctctctctctgtgtgactatcataaataaaaaaaaaaaaaagaatgaagaactcctgggggtacctgggtgactcagtcggttgtgTCCAAGACTTGATTGCAGGTCTCtatctcagggtggtgggtttgagtcccacgttgggctccaggctgggcatggagcctactttgtaaaaaaaaatgtgctcacCTAATTCCACCTTTGTATTTGTTTCCAAAGCAACCCataatttttattggatttttattGCTAATAATTCCTGTGGGTCTTTATAGGAATCCAGCTGGTGGAAGAATTCAGTTGGCTACTGCTGTTGTAATCACTCTCCTCCCATTTATCTCTTGGATCTACATATACATCAACAAGGAGATGCGGTCCTCCTGGCCAACTCACTGCAAAACAGTAATTTAAATGAAGTCAAGAATCCTGTTCTTAAAATGAGTATTGTTGATCAATTGTTTATAAACATATGTAACCAGCCAATATATGTAAGAAGCCAATTTCCTAGGAGTTTATTTCAGGTAATTTGAGCTAATATtagagatgattttttaaaaaattctaagaacTTTCTGAGGATGCCTACAATACAGCATAGGATTGCAGGGGACTGGTAAGAGATAGGGGTCTGACATTATGTTGTGTCACCATGTAGTAGAAAGGGCAGCAGAACAAAAGTTCAGGAATATGAATTCTAACTCAGCTTACCACTATCTATATGACTTGGGCAAACATATGAACCTCCTGGTGGAtatcttcatctgcaaaataggattAATGCCAGATCTTCTACTCACTTGTGCAGTAGTTGCAAGGATTAAACTGGAGAATAGGAGAGCACTCCAAAAGTACCAAGTGCTACTAAGGGATTACACGTGATTAAAACAGGAAAGCAGGGTTTGAGTGCTGTGATGGAAACAGAGGTTCAAGAAAGGGCTGTGCCCCTGGACTGAACTCACCGTATGCAGGACCAGCGCAGTGCCATGAACGAAACGAAGATGCCAAATGAACGAGCATGTAGCATAAAGGAATTTGGGACCGAAAGGAAAGAGGGAATATTAACCACAttgtaaatgaaaaagaagaccaagatctatacacttttaaaaaaataatgtcaaaggTAGCCCTGGGGAGAAGACCATTTTAGCACATTGTCTGTGCTCTCCAATGTGACAACCTGCATTACCATAACCGtgatgcatacacacacacacacacacacacacacacaacatggtAACGTCACCACGGTGCGTATGTACATGCACAGACATGAGAACATCACTGTGGTGCATACTCCGTGACATGGTAGCATAACATGGTAACAGAACCATAACGTGTTGCACTGAgtgcttgaaatgtggccagaATGGGGCAGTAAAATTctactttgttcattttaattttaaaacataattcaaTTATGAGAAAACTTGTAAAAGTGTTTTGGAACAACTTGTGTATGTGACTCTACTTCTTTAACCTCAAGTTTTATATCTAAATATAGATCAAGTATTTCCAGTGAAAATATTTGTCATGTCCAATGGATGggttataaagtataaaatacacactggattttaaagacaatacaaaaaatgcaaaatgttcttatattgattacatgttgaaatgatgtTTTAGATATATTTGAGTTAATATAAACTATACCAATTAAAATTGTTATGGTTATCTGTTTGCATTTACTTTGTAAAATGTGACTGCTTTTAAATTACTTCTGTGGCTCACATTGTATTTTTGTTGGATGGCAAATTTTTTTATACATGCTAGCTTATGGAGTCCAAATCTCATTTTATG contains:
- the TMEM220 gene encoding transmembrane protein 220 isoform X1, with product MAPAAGRWAPGLWRACNWLMAAFFALAALVQVNDPDAQLWMVSRRRFRRQEPRARTKHTALSISPASLPCVVYMIPAALSLLVGLNPLVTGNFIWKSVSTIHILVCIVWAVSLACHLWLHSQQNILHEEEGRELFGLVIITVWMSLCHSSSKNPAGGRIQLATAVVITLLPFISWIYIYINKEMRSSWPTHCKTVI
- the TMEM220 gene encoding transmembrane protein 220 isoform X3; translated protein: MAPAAGRWAPGLWRACNWLMAAFFALAALVQVNDPDAQLWMVVYMIPAALSLLVGLNPLVTGNFIWKSVSTIHILVCIVWAVSLACHLWLHSQQNILHEEEGRELFGLVIITVWMSLCHSSSKNPAGGRIQLATAVVITLLPFISWIYIYINKEMRSSWPTHCKTVI